From the Solea solea chromosome 7, fSolSol10.1, whole genome shotgun sequence genome, the window TGCTTGAAGGCTGCCATGGTGTTTTCCAGGTTTTCACCTGCCCCTGCAatgcaaaaataacattttcactACAAGGGTTTCAAAACCTGAAAGTGTTCAAATACACTGATGAGATACACGTTTAAATTGCAGTCCCGTGTATCATTCTCATACACAAAACCACTTTTCTGGACAACAATTACACTAACAACTAACAAACAGGTTATATGTCAGTGAACAAAAGgacaaattgaaaatgtgtggGTGAGCTTGAATGAGTCAGAGCCACCGTCTCACCTCCACGGTGGGAAATGTGTCTGCTGATGAAAGTCTCTCGCTTCCTCCGATGCAGAAGACTCGGGCATTTCAGCAGCAGGGCGGAGGTGAGCACGTAGCCCGTTACTGTCGACAGGACATACACGGCAGCACACATTTTCCTTTCTGCTGctagacaaacacaaacacaaaccagttAACATCTACGCTGGAGCAAAAATGTACTTCAataacacacaggcagacagtgTTATTCTGTGTCTAAACTGAGAGATACTGAGTGGAGTGTGAAAGGTATTTTCCCATTAATGAAAACACCAAACACCATATTCTATAACCCTAAATATAACAAATAGACTCAATATAAACTCAACCAAACATAAATGTTGTAAATAGATGAACGGCCATATACAAAGTCATACAACCCCTCACATACCCTGACCCACAGAAAGTTAtaacgtattattattattattacaacaacaattattatatataattaataagtTATGATTTGAAAACTAGTTGATAACAAAATCTGTTTGTGCTGCTTAGTGTTCTGTTTATTTTAGATTCAAGTATTCATTCCCTTGACATCCTGAAGAATTCAATTTGTTATAAATGGGTAAAAGCATGTACATAACTGCTGAAAGCCAGTGTTTAGAAACACTATTTGACAAATTAGAACAGATTGTGAACATGTCAAGATTACAAGTACGTAACTTGTGGAGaagaaatatataaaacattataaaacgTGAAATGAAACATCGGTTCTGACCACCAAACACCACAGTCACAACTGCTACATGACAATGCCTTTGGTAGCTTCCGAGCTGTGTTACGCTCGTTTGCTGTGCTCAGGTCGAAATCTTACCTTTGTCATTAAAGCAATTTGGTAGTCTTTGTATTTTTGTCTCGAATAACTTGAGTAGTCGCGGTAAAAGTTATTTAATTTCTGTGAACCTGTGAGAAAAGGTACTTTGTAGGGAGTAAAAAGGGGAGAAACAGTCAGACTAACCAGCTGTCGGCAGGCTGTCAGTTGTCTGCGCATGTGTGTGGTAAACAATTCGTTTCCGCTCgcatatttcaaaataaaaggggcaCTTTGACCAATGGTGAACATTATATGCAGGTGTCTCAAATTTATATAAGCTGGGGACCACTAcccatctagtctggtcaggaggggacCAGTAAATTTAACTatagaaaaaagaaattgtttaGTAGAGGTGGGCAATGGGAGCTTAAATTATATAACAATATTCCAACACAGATATGTGTTGTAATGATATATCgcatactttcaaaataaaagtgtatggTGAAATAGCACAATTAGCAAATTATAAAGGCCAATGTtgaattgttctgtttttagtCTAATGTAAACATAGTATaagttaatattttgatggtatCTTGATGTGGTTCAGCAGACAacacatgcaaataaaaaaagcacaaaaggaCATCAACAGCAGATAAGCAGAAAAGACCTGTTTGAATGTCGGTttctgagttgttgtttttttgtataaattAATCTTCTCTATGGCTGTTTTTAAgtgtaaataaaggttgcaACTGACTTTTTTATTGGAGTGGTAAACACCCTCGTTAAATACTCTCCAGTTTATTTGTCTCACACACTCCAAATAAACTGGAGAAAGGGGAACATTTGTCCGAGGCGGACAGAGTACACAGCTTCATtgcttgagtaaaagtacagataCCCCTTCCTAAATTTTActcaagtacaagtaaaagtactacaGTCAGATgtctacttaagtaaaagtactgaagtacttgtttttaaaagtacttGAGTATCAAGAGTACAAGAGTACATTTTCTAAATATTGCATTACTACTGCCACAGTGCTTACATTTATGTACAGAAATGTCCTACATGGAGTTatgaaaaatgttaatgttaataccTTGGAGAATGTAAAAGGAATTGAAagtaaaatcaaatcattttcatcTTTTGGTTGGTGGAGGATGAATTATTGTAGGCTGTGatgatttcctttttcttttttctttttttagaagaaGTAACGGGTACTCAAGGTTATGGATAGAAATGTAGCCGACTAAAGAGTACAATATTTGCCTCTCAAATGTACTTGAGTAAAGTCATGAGTACTCCCCAAAAATGATACTCGAGTAAAGTACAGATCCCTCAtaattgtacttaagtactgtACTCAAGTAAATGTACTCTGTTACTGTCCGGCTCTGCATTTTGTTGTGTCCAGACACTAAATCTAACTGGCTATGGTCATTCTAGAAGAATTGTTTCATGTTTGCAACCAAACTTACAGCAGCCAAAATGAACTGGACTATAACCTCATTTATAAAGTGAGCTGAATACATCAGATGACGTTACTGTGATGTACAGCTGTAGGAGTAAAATATATGCTGAAAGGTAAATGCACAAAGCAATATCGCTGACCAGAGATATACTGTGGTAAATgcactgtgaaaaaaaatgataataaccTGATGCTTTTATTACTGATAACTGATTGTGATAACCAAAGAATGTCCACAGAACAATGTCCAAATGGGAATCTTGCACATTTATACCAGTCAAAGTTCACATTATGCAAGAAGCGCTCCACAGAGATGTGATACACACCTTGAAGAGAATTCATATGGCACTATATCCAAGTAATTTCTTGTTGCTTAAATCGGTAGAATCTGTTGCTTGGTTGTAATACACAGTGGGTGTGGGTTTTGTGTATGTATAATTAAGTGGTCTAACAACTTCGAAGAAAATGCCTCAAGGTTCGACAAACATTCGGGATGAATGGAAATACATGGATGAAGAATGTAAACAACTTCAGGTAAGAAATTGACTTAGATAATCTTCCCCGAAGCACGAAACTGTCATGTATGATTAATTCTTTTATGTATCTTAGTGGTAGTTAAGACAATAATCAAGAGTGCATTATGGACAAATCTCTGTTCTTGTGTCCTCCAGGAGACACACCGAATCTACTTACAGAAACTGGATGAAATTTCTAAATTACAAAGCAGCTGCTCTTCCTCCATTTTCCGGCAGCGAAGAAGGCTGACGGAGATGTCGAAAAAGTAAGAGTCCACACATCCACAAATGTGCATGGACACCTATCTATAGTAACATTAATAGATATAAATGATggtacaaatacaaaatgaaatgcTACCTGAAACTGTCCTCTTATGCCGTCCATCAGATGCAGCACAGAATCCTCAGAGAAGGATTCTAAAAACGTGGATGAGATAAAAGACAAAATCAAGACACGGCTGAATGCTTTTTCTGAGATGGAAGCTTTTCTTCCCAAGAAAAATGGGTGACAACTGCATTTTACTCACAAACTCATTGTGGATGTCATGGAAAACAATGCATGCAAAGTGATTAATTACATCCAAAATGACACTGCATGACATCAAATATAGTTAACATGATCATTTTTATTGCAGGCTATATCTCAGTCTGGTCCTTGGAAATGTGAATGTTACTCTTCTCAGCAAACAGTCAAAGTAAGAAATTACTTTAAAAgacaacacaggaagtgaatgtcCATTTTTAGTTCTGTAGTTGTAACATTTGTCTGGTTAAAGTGCATTCGTATCAGTCACAACCTTTTATATACTGAAATATCTGTGTACTGTATCATTTTATAAGCCTGATATGATTCATCACAGTATCGAAATTCAGTCAGTGATGCTCCAGTAGCTCAAAAGGCACAATTAATACTAAAAGCCTATATTATGACATGACAGAGCATTTCCCTAGCTGATGAATTGTATTAAATTATTGCTTTACTCCTGAAAGGCCTGATACTTAGGTCCTGAATATTTTCCAGATTTGCCTACAAAGACGAATACGAGAAGTTCAAGCTGTGCACTACAGTCATCCTGCTGTTGTTGTCCTTCATATGCTATTTCTTTGTGAGCTACAGGTATGTGTGCATCCGTTTATCACGCACCACAGCTGGTCCTTGTTTTGATGTTACAATGACATCATTGGCTCTTTTGGACAGAACATGTGCTGCACCTTTAAATCCAGCATTTGTCTTATGTTTATGACTTTAGATTTGTGGATGCAATCCTCAATTTCCTGTTGGTGTGGTACTACTGCACATTAACTATCAGGGAAAGCATCCTCACCAGTAATGGCTCCAGGTCAGGCCTTATTCTCTGTATACAATCAAGCCTTTCATGATCATATTTTGTAtgtataattttatatataatgtacattGCTTTCTCAGTGCATCTAAATGCTCACCAGTCCTGTGCAAAAgccttaggccaccattagatttgttatAAGCAACACTATAGTGACCATACATTACGgtataattatttctctgtCACTTTATTGGAAGACGTACACAAAAGATAGTTGTCtgtgaatataaaaaaactCTTAAACCTAAAGTGGAACCCTTAATATTGTTGTTAAAATCTGTAAAAAGTCTATGagcattatttactcacatcaTTCCACTGCAAATGTCAATGATCGCAATATtttacagacataaaaacaacagagctggtggtgccctgagacttttgcataGCACTGCAGTTAATTGTCTTCTAATGTTGTCATGCATCACAGAATCAAAGGCTGGTGGGTTTTCCATCACTACGTCTCAGCTTATTTGTCCGGTGTGATGTTAACATGGTGAGTGCTAAAAATCTAAAAACCTAAATTTCAGATTAGGAAACAATGAaactctgtttttttaaattaacgtCTCCCCCCCTTCACACCTAAGGCCTGACGGAAACCTTTACAAGATATTCAGGAACCAGTTTCTTGCCTACTCCCTCTACCAAAGTAAGGTCAAACTAtcaaaagaattaaaaaaaaaataataataattcaaatttacaaaaaaatcaaaccatGTCTTCTATCTGGAATGTGCAGGTTTTGTTCAGTGTCTGCAGTGCTATTATCAGAGTGGTTGCCTGTACAGATTACGAACCCTGGGAGAAAGACATAACATGGATCTGACTGTGGGTAAGCTGCACTGTAATGTCAAGGACATGAAGAGCAGATGCTCTCAGATGAGcgtatcttttttttaaaaaaagaaaaaaaagtggatgtCTGTGTATCACCTGCTGTGATAAACTAAACGTGGGAgtgaagcaaagaaagcagCTTCACCTTGTCTGCTTTCTGGTTTCAGAGGGATTTCAGTCATGGATGTGGAAAGGGCTGACGTTTCTTttgcctttcctcttttttgGTCATGTGAGTACAGTCAGTAACGATGACATTAGTGTGCAACTAAATAGTAAGTAATTTCCTCTTACTACATGTGACTGCctggtttgcaaaaaaaaagagaaagaaaaacaaaacaagctttGTCACGGTTTaatcctgaaaaacaaaaacacacaatgccTTTTAATAAATTATAGTGTCATTCTATACTAATATTACTATCCTGGATATTTAGGAATGTTTTTAGACAATGTTTACGTTTATGGCCACAACAGCCTCTGTTTGCACTGTCTCTGTTTGTACCGTGTACACCCATTCATTATAAATCACCAGAAACCTAAGTCCTCATGTTTTGTCCTGTAGTTCTGGCAGCTCTTCAATGGCCTCTCACTCTTCAGGATGGCTCAGCTCCCAGACTGCAAAGAATGGCAGGTCAGTGCTTTCACAGTCACTACATTTCACTGATTCACCCTTTACTACCCACCATAATCTATGTTTTTGTGACatcaaaacacattatttgaTCACAGTGTGCCTTTACAACACGAGGCGGGTCCGTTATTTGTATAGCTACAACAGTGTCATCCTTATAAATACTGTTAAATGtagtttttagttttcattataTTTAGTGTCGAATAAGCATCCCCCTGAATAATTCACCTtgacaatgaaaaaaataagagtcgtcaaagattgttttttgtgtgtctgattCCAGGTCTTGATGTGTGGTCTCTGCTTCCTCATTCTGTTCATGGGGAATTTTTTCACCACTCTTGCTGTGTTCCGTCAGAAGCTCAAAAGCAGGAACCAGAGACCAAAGAGTCTGTGATGTgtcatgtttaaaaagaaatgctgtCTCACATGTCCCACTCGAAATGACATATCATCACTGAAATCAAGTAACGATGCAACTGCTGGCCATtataaaatatgtacagtagatatgtaaatataatataatgtgctACTATTAATCAACTTCTATTAAACGTGTAACTGTCCTT encodes:
- the LOC131462670 gene encoding ion channel TACAN-like, producing MPQGSTNIRDEWKYMDEECKQLQETHRIYLQKLDEISKLQSSCSSSIFRQRRRLTEMSKKCSTESSEKDSKNVDEIKDKIKTRLNAFSEMEAFLPKKNGLYLSLVLGNVNVTLLSKQSKFAYKDEYEKFKLCTTVILLLLSFICYFFVSYRFVDAILNFLLVWYYCTLTIRESILTSNGSRIKGWWVFHHYVSAYLSGVMLTWPDGNLYKIFRNQFLAYSLYQSFVQCLQCYYQSGCLYRLRTLGERHNMDLTVEGFQSWMWKGLTFLLPFLFFGHFWQLFNGLSLFRMAQLPDCKEWQVLMCGLCFLILFMGNFFTTLAVFRQKLKSRNQRPKSL